In Camelus bactrianus isolate YW-2024 breed Bactrian camel chromosome 18, ASM4877302v1, whole genome shotgun sequence, one DNA window encodes the following:
- the STYXL1 gene encoding serine/threonine/tyrosine-interacting-like protein 1 isoform X4 — MYHFFRTQKIIWMPLELDAFQPYPVEIMPGRIYLGNFKQACDPKVQKDLKIKAHVNVSMETGPFFVGDADKLLHIQIEDSLEANISPFLRHLCHFIEIHLELGSVILVFSTMGISRSCAAILAYLMHRNEQTLKRSWAYVKKCKNNMRPNRALVAQLSEWEKVILGDVVTDILDPLY, encoded by the exons ATGTACCACTTCTTCCGGACGCAGAAGATCATCTGGATGCCGCTG GAACTGGATGCATTTCAGCCATACCCTGTTGAGATAATGCCAGGCAGAATCTACCTGGGCAATTTCAAGCAAGCCTGCGACCCTAAAGTGCAGAAGGATTTGAAAATCAAAGCACATGTCAACGTATCCATGGAGACAGGGCCATT TTTTGTAGGCGACGCTGACAAGCTTCTGCACATCCAGATAGAAGATTCCCTAGAAGCCaacatttccccctttttacgCCACCTCTGCCACTTCATTG AAATTCACCTTGAGCTTGGCTCTGTCATCCTGGTGTTTTCCACCATGGGCATCAGTCGCAGCTGCGCAGCCATCTTGGCCTACCTTATGCACCGGAACGAGCAGACCCTGAAA AGGTCCTGGGCCTACGTCAAGAAGTGTAAAAACAACATGCGTCCAAATCGGGCCTTGGTGGCTCAGCTGTCAGAGTGGGAGAAGGTCATCCTTGGAGACGTCGTCACAGACATCTTGGATCCACTCTACTGA
- the STYXL1 gene encoding serine/threonine/tyrosine-interacting-like protein 1 isoform X5, whose protein sequence is MELDAFQPYPVEIMPGRIYLGNFKQACDPKVQKDLKIKAHVNVSMETGPFFVGDADKLLHIQIEDSLEANISPFLRHLCHFIEIHLELGSVILVFSTMGISRSCAAILAYLMHRNEQTLKRSWAYVKKCKNNMRPNRALVAQLSEWEKVILGDVVTDILDPLY, encoded by the exons ATG GAACTGGATGCATTTCAGCCATACCCTGTTGAGATAATGCCAGGCAGAATCTACCTGGGCAATTTCAAGCAAGCCTGCGACCCTAAAGTGCAGAAGGATTTGAAAATCAAAGCACATGTCAACGTATCCATGGAGACAGGGCCATT TTTTGTAGGCGACGCTGACAAGCTTCTGCACATCCAGATAGAAGATTCCCTAGAAGCCaacatttccccctttttacgCCACCTCTGCCACTTCATTG AAATTCACCTTGAGCTTGGCTCTGTCATCCTGGTGTTTTCCACCATGGGCATCAGTCGCAGCTGCGCAGCCATCTTGGCCTACCTTATGCACCGGAACGAGCAGACCCTGAAA AGGTCCTGGGCCTACGTCAAGAAGTGTAAAAACAACATGCGTCCAAATCGGGCCTTGGTGGCTCAGCTGTCAGAGTGGGAGAAGGTCATCCTTGGAGACGTCGTCACAGACATCTTGGATCCACTCTACTGA